The Myxococcus fulvus genome has a window encoding:
- a CDS encoding DEAD/DEAH box helicase, whose amino-acid sequence MSATVQLLEAVRKEARPGIWSNGVNLSRAGAVVLQSKTESELELRVRSSGRPVPFTVTLYPADEAWECDCPSRVDPCEHVVAAALSLQQAEKTDAPMETAATRWSRVVYHFARTGDGLQLKRTLAHADGREEPLDGSLASYMAKPAQAAQLQVEQADLLADRILEQRRTRGALAPETLEALLKVLVQARNVLLDGRPVAIPDEVVVPQALVEERGGQLVVTVARDPRVTEVVSPGVALVGDALARLGETSMTGPWLNNLPIVRTYGAEQLGELTSKVLPELGRRMPVDVRTKRVPSIDRELKPRILLELHQLESGLSVLPTLVYGAPPAVRIDNGRMVYLRGAVPLRDEAVEQRLVHELREELNLVPGRRVTVQGPEMVRWADKLRRWGGDLAGDGASVVSPDVRLKPSLSVEGATNALGVPEVRFTLDFQVEGGKGGETRSVDAAAVVRAWQEGLGLVPLVGGGWAPLPRAWLEKNGQRVADLLAARQSDGRVSNHALPQLSQLCETLEQPPPPGLDKLAPLVEGFEKLPPPVLPEELNASLRHYQQTGVSWLGFLKSAGLGGILADDMGLGKTLQTICVLGKGSLVVCPTSVLPNWVAELKRFRPSLKVCVYHGPGRALDAAADVTLTTYSILRLDAAVLGAQDWAMVVLDEAQAIKNPESQVARAAFGIKSGFRLALSGTPLENRLDELWSLMHFTNPGLLGGRRQFEEKLARPISEGNAGAASELRRRIRPFVLRRLKRDVAPELPPRIESVMHVSLDERERSIYDAVMAATRAEVVALLNEGGSVLKALEALLRLRQAACHPALVPGQKATSSSKVDTLVEALDTAVSEGHKALVFSQWTSLLDLIEPALKRAGIGFDRLDGSTANRGEVTARFQADDGPPVLLMSLKAGGTGLNLTAADHVFLVDPWWNPAAEAQAADRAHRIGQERPVNVYRLVSQGTVEERILGLQDKKRALMEAALSEAGGAAAITREDLLELFS is encoded by the coding sequence ATGTCCGCCACCGTCCAACTGCTCGAAGCCGTCCGGAAGGAAGCCCGCCCCGGTATCTGGTCCAACGGAGTGAACCTCTCCCGCGCCGGGGCGGTGGTCCTCCAGTCGAAGACGGAGAGCGAGCTGGAGCTGAGGGTGCGCTCGTCGGGGCGCCCGGTTCCCTTCACGGTGACGCTCTATCCGGCCGACGAGGCCTGGGAGTGTGACTGCCCCAGCCGCGTGGACCCGTGCGAGCACGTGGTGGCCGCGGCCCTGTCGCTCCAGCAGGCGGAGAAGACGGACGCGCCCATGGAGACGGCGGCCACCCGCTGGTCTCGCGTGGTGTACCACTTCGCGCGCACGGGCGACGGCCTCCAGCTCAAGCGCACGCTGGCCCACGCGGACGGGCGCGAGGAGCCGCTCGACGGCAGCCTCGCCTCGTACATGGCGAAGCCCGCGCAGGCCGCGCAGCTCCAGGTGGAGCAGGCCGACCTGCTGGCCGACCGCATCCTGGAGCAGCGGCGCACCCGCGGCGCCCTGGCCCCCGAGACGCTGGAGGCGCTGCTCAAGGTGCTGGTGCAGGCGCGCAACGTGCTGCTCGACGGTCGCCCCGTGGCCATCCCCGACGAAGTCGTGGTGCCCCAGGCGCTGGTGGAGGAGCGCGGCGGGCAGCTGGTGGTGACGGTGGCGCGCGACCCCCGCGTGACGGAGGTGGTGAGCCCCGGCGTGGCGCTGGTGGGTGACGCGCTCGCGCGGCTGGGCGAGACGAGCATGACGGGCCCGTGGCTCAACAACCTGCCCATCGTGCGCACCTACGGCGCGGAGCAGCTCGGCGAGCTGACCTCCAAGGTGCTGCCGGAGCTGGGGCGCCGCATGCCCGTGGACGTGCGCACCAAGCGGGTGCCGTCCATCGACCGCGAACTCAAGCCGCGCATCCTGCTGGAGCTGCACCAGCTGGAGTCCGGGCTGTCGGTGCTGCCGACGCTCGTCTACGGCGCGCCGCCGGCGGTGCGCATCGACAACGGGCGCATGGTGTACCTGCGCGGCGCGGTGCCGCTGCGCGACGAGGCCGTGGAGCAGCGCCTGGTGCACGAGCTGCGCGAGGAGCTGAACCTGGTGCCCGGCCGTCGGGTGACGGTGCAGGGGCCGGAGATGGTGCGCTGGGCGGACAAGCTGCGGCGGTGGGGCGGGGACCTCGCGGGTGACGGCGCGTCGGTGGTGAGCCCGGACGTGCGGCTCAAGCCCTCGTTGTCGGTGGAGGGCGCAACCAACGCGCTGGGCGTGCCGGAGGTGCGCTTCACGCTCGACTTCCAGGTGGAGGGTGGCAAGGGCGGCGAGACGCGCTCGGTGGACGCGGCCGCGGTGGTGCGCGCGTGGCAGGAGGGGCTGGGGCTGGTGCCGCTGGTGGGCGGTGGTTGGGCCCCGCTACCTCGCGCCTGGCTGGAGAAGAATGGCCAGCGCGTGGCGGACCTGCTGGCCGCGCGTCAGTCGGATGGTCGTGTGTCCAACCACGCGCTGCCGCAGTTGTCGCAGCTGTGCGAGACGCTGGAGCAGCCGCCTCCGCCGGGACTGGACAAGCTGGCGCCGCTCGTCGAGGGCTTCGAGAAGCTGCCGCCGCCGGTGTTGCCGGAGGAACTCAACGCGTCGCTGCGCCACTACCAGCAGACGGGCGTGAGCTGGCTGGGCTTCCTCAAGAGCGCGGGCCTGGGCGGCATCCTCGCGGACGACATGGGCCTGGGAAAGACGCTCCAGACCATCTGCGTGTTGGGCAAGGGCTCGCTCGTGGTGTGCCCCACCAGCGTGCTGCCCAACTGGGTGGCGGAGCTCAAGCGCTTCCGTCCCTCGCTGAAGGTCTGCGTCTACCACGGCCCTGGCCGTGCGCTGGACGCGGCGGCGGACGTGACGCTCACCACGTACTCCATCCTGCGCCTGGACGCGGCGGTGCTGGGCGCGCAGGACTGGGCCATGGTGGTGCTGGACGAGGCGCAGGCCATCAAGAACCCGGAGAGCCAGGTGGCGCGCGCCGCCTTCGGAATCAAGTCCGGCTTCCGGTTGGCGCTCAGCGGCACGCCGCTGGAGAACCGCCTGGACGAGCTGTGGAGCCTGATGCACTTCACCAACCCGGGCCTGCTCGGCGGACGGCGGCAGTTCGAGGAGAAGCTCGCGCGCCCCATCTCCGAGGGCAACGCGGGCGCCGCGAGCGAGCTGCGCCGCCGCATCCGTCCCTTCGTGCTGCGCCGCCTCAAGCGCGACGTGGCGCCGGAGCTGCCGCCGCGCATCGAGTCGGTGATGCACGTGTCGCTGGATGAGCGCGAGCGCTCCATCTACGACGCGGTGATGGCGGCCACGCGCGCGGAGGTGGTGGCCCTGCTCAACGAGGGCGGCAGCGTGCTCAAGGCGCTGGAGGCGCTCCTGCGCCTGCGTCAGGCCGCGTGCCACCCGGCGCTGGTGCCAGGGCAGAAGGCCACCTCGTCGTCGAAGGTGGACACGCTGGTGGAGGCGCTCGACACGGCGGTGTCGGAGGGCCACAAGGCGCTGGTGTTCTCGCAGTGGACGTCGCTGCTCGACCTCATCGAGCCGGCGCTCAAGCGCGCGGGCATCGGCTTCGACCGGCTGGACGGCAGCACGGCGAACCGGGGCGAGGTGACGGCGCGCTTCCAGGCGGACGACGGCCCGCCGGTGCTCCTGATGTCGCTGAAGGCGGGCGGCACGGGCTTGAACCTGACGGCGGCCGACCACGTGTTCCTGGTGGACCCGTGGTGGAACCCGGCCGCGGAGGCGCAGGCGGCGGACCGCGCGCATCGCATCGGCCAGGAGCGGCCCGTGAACGTCTATCGGCTGGTGTCGCAGGGCACCGTCGAGGAGCGCATCCTCGGGCTGCAGGACAAGAAGCGCGCGCTGATGGAGGCAGCGCTGAGCGAGGCCGGCGGCGCGGCGGCCATCACCCGTGAAGACTTGCTGGAGCTGTTCTCGTGA
- a CDS encoding membrane dipeptidase — translation MSPRHRRQGVLALLPLSLCLTLACGPVQEEAPSEQPTTQVESQALAAPGFAELHHHMFAEEAFGGGWFHGSHTGSLTSCDGGLPESDHARVRMDLSNLLNLCPNSGGINLGGNPLLAALFGLGGAVGSEFIGKIEGTEGDTGIHLGRMSVNTQWPRWDTIAHQQSWEGWLRQAHQGGMSLVMVSLVSNEFLCKVLPYQNISRPCDEMVDVELQLQMARDFDARNDWVEIALTPSHARNIIASGKLAMVLSIETSKLFGTKDWRTELDRFYSLGVRSLQPVHQLDNRFGGAALHNAIFQAAQFLETCHVDTDCGVTTDTMTLGFDVYRDAAGNCRNTKGLTADGKALVQAMMSRGMLIDVAHLSEKGLQDAFALAQANTYYPLVISHGHFREVMNPKLADDEKTTPAWVVRYLRQTGGIFGLRTAHDETRTYSRSGVANNCHGSTRSLAQAVEFGRQGLKVPMAFGADLNGFIQQTRPRFGNHGACSATFQAEADAHLRQQNVAGPTRLGTGFDEYGLAHVGYLPDLLKDLGRVGANTAALSGSAETFLKTWERAVNPRTGMADAAADIDTSGVATYVDKATRETQYPLLCGVRYAPDSKAVGESCRFKEECISDACTASGCNSSGTCICDEEADCASTQYCGWGLNSGKCQPKKARGATCLYGKECLSGSCRWTLTCG, via the coding sequence ATGTCCCCGCGTCATCGACGCCAGGGTGTCCTGGCCCTTCTTCCCTTGAGCCTGTGTCTCACGCTCGCGTGTGGTCCCGTGCAGGAGGAAGCGCCGTCCGAACAGCCCACGACCCAGGTCGAATCCCAGGCGCTGGCCGCCCCGGGCTTCGCCGAGCTGCACCACCACATGTTCGCCGAGGAGGCCTTCGGCGGCGGCTGGTTCCACGGCAGCCACACCGGCTCGCTGACGAGCTGTGACGGCGGCCTTCCGGAGAGCGACCATGCTCGCGTGCGCATGGACTTGAGCAACCTGCTCAACCTGTGCCCGAACTCGGGAGGCATCAACCTGGGCGGCAACCCGCTGCTCGCGGCGCTCTTCGGCCTGGGCGGCGCGGTGGGCTCGGAGTTCATCGGCAAGATTGAGGGCACCGAGGGCGACACCGGCATCCACCTGGGCCGCATGTCGGTCAACACCCAGTGGCCGCGCTGGGACACCATCGCCCATCAGCAGTCGTGGGAGGGGTGGCTGCGTCAGGCGCACCAGGGCGGCATGTCGCTGGTGATGGTGTCGCTGGTCAGCAACGAGTTCCTCTGCAAGGTGTTGCCGTACCAGAACATCTCGCGGCCGTGCGACGAGATGGTGGACGTGGAGCTGCAGCTCCAGATGGCGCGTGACTTCGACGCGCGCAACGACTGGGTGGAGATCGCCCTGACGCCCTCGCACGCGCGCAACATCATCGCCTCCGGCAAGCTCGCCATGGTGCTCTCCATCGAGACGAGCAAGCTGTTCGGCACCAAGGACTGGCGCACGGAGCTGGACCGCTTCTATTCGTTGGGTGTGCGCTCGCTCCAGCCGGTGCACCAGCTGGACAACCGCTTCGGCGGCGCGGCGCTGCACAACGCCATCTTCCAGGCCGCGCAGTTCCTGGAGACGTGCCACGTGGACACCGACTGCGGCGTGACGACGGACACGATGACGCTCGGCTTCGACGTGTACCGCGACGCGGCCGGCAACTGCCGCAACACCAAGGGCCTCACCGCGGATGGCAAGGCGCTGGTCCAGGCGATGATGAGCCGGGGCATGCTCATCGACGTGGCGCACCTGTCGGAGAAGGGCCTGCAGGACGCCTTCGCCCTGGCGCAGGCGAACACGTACTACCCGCTGGTCATCTCCCACGGCCACTTCCGCGAGGTGATGAACCCGAAGCTGGCGGACGACGAGAAGACCACGCCCGCGTGGGTGGTGCGCTACCTGCGCCAGACGGGCGGCATCTTCGGTCTGCGCACGGCGCATGACGAGACGCGCACGTACTCGCGCTCGGGTGTGGCCAACAACTGCCACGGCTCCACGCGCTCGCTCGCCCAGGCGGTCGAGTTCGGTCGCCAGGGCCTCAAGGTGCCCATGGCCTTCGGCGCGGACCTGAACGGCTTCATCCAGCAGACCCGTCCGCGCTTCGGCAACCACGGCGCGTGCTCGGCCACGTTCCAGGCGGAGGCGGACGCGCACCTGCGGCAGCAGAACGTCGCGGGCCCCACGCGCCTGGGCACGGGCTTCGACGAGTACGGCCTCGCGCACGTGGGCTACCTGCCGGACCTGCTCAAGGACCTGGGCCGCGTGGGCGCGAACACCGCGGCCCTGTCGGGCTCGGCGGAGACCTTCCTGAAGACGTGGGAGCGCGCCGTCAACCCGCGCACGGGCATGGCGGACGCGGCGGCGGACATCGACACCAGCGGCGTGGCCACCTACGTGGACAAGGCCACCCGCGAGACGCAGTACCCGCTCCTGTGCGGCGTGCGCTACGCGCCGGACTCCAAGGCCGTGGGCGAGTCCTGCCGCTTCAAGGAGGAGTGCATCAGCGACGCGTGCACCGCGTCCGGCTGCAACAGCTCCGGCACCTGCATCTGCGACGAGGAGGCCGACTGCGCGTCCACCCAGTACTGCGGCTGGGGCCTCAACAGCGGCAAGTGCCAGCCGAAGAAGGCCCGAGGGGCCACCTGCCTGTACGGGAAGGAGTGCTTGTCGGGTAGCTGCCGCTGGACGCTGACCTGCGGCTGA
- a CDS encoding amidase, with amino-acid sequence MHLDDYTRYDALGLAELVRQKEVSPDELLRAALEAIARVNPKLNAVIDVREADAREALKRGVAEGPFRGVPFLIKDLVVHAAGIPTELGSRLARGLVLPHDTVLMERYRRSGMVLMGRTNTPEFGNNATTEPVTYGPTRNPWDLSRSPGGSSGGSAAAVASGIVPVAHGNDGGGSLRIPSSLCGVFGLKPTRGRVSVGPDGGDAVNGLGIEHVMTRSVRDSAAMLDATQGYAPGDPYFAPPPERPFLEEVRREPGKLRIAISRKAASGVPVHPDNVAAVEDAAKLCASLGHDIVEAAPVYDDAVLVEAMVSVWCASNAALAEMLGGALGRTLGPDTLEATTWAAVEHGRRLRALDLQAAFAVFNQVSRAVGAFFVDHDVLLTPTVAVPPYPLGVLDSNKPMGAGEWYRHVFTLIPFTPLFNVTGQPAMSVPLHWNAQGLPIGVQFVGRFAEESTLFRLAGQLENARPWSVRRPPVHAAHAAP; translated from the coding sequence ATGCACCTGGACGACTACACGCGATACGACGCGCTGGGGCTGGCGGAGCTGGTGCGGCAGAAGGAAGTCAGTCCCGACGAGCTGCTGCGCGCGGCGCTGGAGGCCATCGCCCGCGTCAATCCGAAGCTGAACGCGGTCATCGACGTCCGGGAAGCCGACGCGCGCGAGGCCTTGAAGCGCGGGGTGGCCGAGGGGCCCTTCCGCGGGGTGCCCTTCCTCATCAAGGACCTGGTGGTGCACGCGGCGGGAATCCCCACGGAGCTGGGCAGCCGGCTGGCCCGTGGGCTGGTGCTCCCGCATGACACGGTGTTGATGGAGCGCTATCGCCGCTCGGGCATGGTGCTGATGGGGCGGACGAACACGCCGGAGTTCGGCAACAACGCGACGACGGAGCCGGTGACGTACGGCCCCACGCGCAATCCCTGGGATTTGTCGCGCAGCCCGGGTGGCTCGAGCGGAGGCTCGGCGGCGGCGGTGGCGTCGGGCATCGTCCCGGTGGCGCACGGCAACGACGGAGGCGGCTCGCTGCGCATCCCGTCCTCCCTGTGTGGCGTGTTCGGATTGAAGCCCACGCGCGGGCGCGTCTCCGTCGGCCCGGACGGCGGCGACGCGGTCAACGGCCTGGGCATCGAGCATGTGATGACGCGCTCGGTGCGCGACAGCGCGGCGATGCTGGACGCCACGCAGGGGTATGCGCCGGGAGACCCGTACTTCGCGCCGCCGCCGGAGCGACCGTTCCTGGAGGAGGTGCGTCGGGAGCCCGGGAAGCTGCGCATCGCGATTTCGCGCAAGGCGGCATCGGGCGTGCCGGTGCATCCGGACAACGTGGCGGCGGTGGAGGACGCGGCGAAGCTGTGCGCGTCCCTGGGGCACGACATCGTCGAGGCCGCGCCTGTCTACGATGACGCGGTCCTGGTGGAGGCCATGGTGTCGGTGTGGTGCGCGAGCAACGCCGCGCTGGCGGAGATGCTCGGCGGAGCGCTGGGGCGCACGCTGGGGCCGGACACGCTGGAGGCCACGACGTGGGCCGCCGTGGAGCACGGACGGCGCCTGCGCGCGCTGGACCTGCAGGCGGCGTTCGCGGTCTTCAACCAGGTGAGCCGCGCGGTGGGCGCGTTCTTCGTGGACCATGACGTACTGCTGACGCCCACCGTGGCCGTGCCGCCCTATCCGCTCGGCGTGCTGGACTCGAACAAGCCCATGGGCGCGGGCGAGTGGTACCGGCACGTCTTCACGCTGATTCCCTTCACACCGCTCTTCAACGTGACGGGGCAGCCGGCCATGTCCGTGCCCCTGCACTGGAACGCGCAGGGCCTGCCCATCGGCGTGCAGTTCGTCGGCCGCTTCGCGGAAGAGTCCACGCTGTTCCGGCTCGCGGGCCAGTT